GAGTACGGAAAATCATTGGAAAGCATTTTGACTGCCTTATGTAATTGGGGTGATTCGCATATTGAACGCGTGTATGGTGATCGTTCGGATTTTTTGGAAGACAATGTTTTGAATCAATGATTTTATAAAATTTTATATCTGCACGAACCATGGAGAGTAAAGAGCTTCATGGTTCTTTTGTATAGAAAAATAGTGGAAATGTGTCGAAACTGTCAATAAATTTACCATAAACGCGCTCCATTACATCCCAAATGTTATAAAATCACCTTTCAATTAAGTTATAATTGAGAAGATACAGAGAAGAAAGGAAGCATTTCATGAGAAATATAGGATTTGTGATTGGGAGTTTTCATATGGGCGGTATTGAAGCGGTAAATAAAGAGATAACAGAGGCACTAGCCATGAAATATCAAGTGTATTTGGTGAATTTCACAGGGGAAGGTACGTACATGACACCAAATGAAGACGTGCATAGCATATTTTTTCCTAAAATCAATAAGTGGAAAAGGATTCTTATTTCGCTCGCAATAAGAGGCATTATACCAATAAACTGGCAGCGTCTATTTGCGATACAAATCGCTCATTTGAATGCATTGATAGAGCAAAAAAATATGGAGAGCCTTATTATTTCACATCCAATGGTTGCAGCGTTAGTGCCGTATTTAAATTTAGAGAAAACCAAAGCAATTATTTGGGTACACTCGCCAGCAGAGCAATTAGAGAAAGAAATTGTTGGTTACAAAGACATCTTCTATCGAGGAGTAAAGAAAGCCAGTCAAATAATAGTTATTACCGAACATGACAAAATTGCATGGATAGAATATACAAATAAAGTTCTTTTTATTCCAAATATGCTCACGTTAGCTCCTGAGGGAAATCGAATATCTGATTTAACGCAAAAAAAATTGTTATTTTGCGGAAGGATAGATTATCAACATAAAGGGATTGATAGACTATTAACGATATTCGAAAGCGTTTCAGAGATAGGTTGGGAACTCGTTCTTGTAGGCACAGGGAAAGATTTAAAAAAATTAAAAAAAGCATTGAAAAAAATAGATACTATAAAGCATATTGAAGCAGTTTCACATAGAGAGTTACATCAATACTATAGTACATGCTCGATTTTTCTTCACACATCTAGATATGAAGGGTTTGGTCTTGTAATTATAGAAGCAATGGCATTTGGGCTCCCGGTTATCAGCTTCAACACCACAGGTTCAGAAGAAATATTAACTGGAAAATATGGTATTTTGATACCCCAAAATGATATAGAACAATACGTTGTAGAATTAAAAAAAATGATGTTATCTATTGAGACAAGGCGTGTTTGGCAGGAGAAATCATTACAGCGAAGTAAAGATTATCTACCAAGAGAAATTTTAGGTAAATGGCAAGATATCTTATGATGCGAATAATGATAGCTTAGTAAGGGAGAGATATTTTGTGCATATAAAGACAACACAGATAACTAAAATAATTGGGAGTACATTTTTGCTATCCATCTTTGCACAGTTATTGGGCTTAGTAAGAAATATTTTGCTAGCAAAGGAATTTGGCATAGGTGGTGTGATGAATGCGTTTCTTCTAGCCAATACCTACACTAATTTAGTGAGCAATATCACAGTATCGGCAATTGCAGTTGTGATTATCCCTTACTTGATACAAGAGGGGGAAAATGGGGGGAGAGAAGATACACTTCAAACCTACATGGCAACTATGTGTTTATTTACTGCTTTTCTATGTTTAGGAATAGGGATTATAGGTTACTTTATCTTTCCTTTGATTAGCGAAAATGCGAATTTGGCTATTAGGCTGATGCTACTACTTATGATTATTCCATTTTTTAGAACAGGCTCTGCATTCTTAGGGGCATTACGCAATTTTAAAAAAGATTTCATTACATCTAAAATAGCGTTACTTGTTATGGCGATTATTAATGTAAGTTATTTACTCTTAGCTTCTTCACCAACAATTAGTGGTATTGCATTAGTGTTAAGTGGATCATATGGTGCAGAATATGTCATACTGAAATTAAAGAATAGGTCTTATCACTGTGCTTTGAAGTGGGAGTGGCGAGAGCCTGCTTTTCAAAAATTAGTTCGTCAATCTGCACCGCTCATGGTCACAGAAGGCGCTTTTCAGCTTAGCGTATTATTAACAAGTTCAATTATGGGATGGTTGAGTGTAGCTTATTTACCAGCAATGAACTATGTTAATATCCTTGTTAGCATTGTCCAAGCTCTATTGCTGCTAAATATATTGACCGTCCTCTTTCCAAAGATATCATGGCTGTTTTCAACGGATACAAAGGCTGCAAAAGAAGCGTTACTTCATTACATGAGTTGGACAAACATGATAGTAATCTGGGTAGTAGCTATATTTATTGCAATTGGAGATAAGATTATAGAAATGTTGTTTCAACACGGAGCATTCACCACTGCTAATACCCAGATGGTTTACGCCTTTTTGATAGTCACTGTTCTTGCGCTTCCAGGTCTGGTAATTAGGGATTTTTTATATCGCGCCTTTTACGCATTGGGAAATACAAAAAACCCATCTTTTATTTCGTTAAGTGCTATTGTAGGCGTAATAGTAATGCTGTTAGTTCTTTTACCGCTTCAAAATGTTTACTTGCTCCTAAGTATTCCTGTCATTACAACCTATTGTTCGAGCATCTGGGCATATAAAAAACTGCAAGGATTGATAGGTAAAATAGATGTGTCACATAAGCTTTTAAAACAACATGGGATAATGGTGATCCAAGCATTTATGATGGGGTGGATCTTATATTTAATCAAGTCAGAACTTTCCTTCAACGTATATATAAATGTACTGATATTGTTGGTGTTAGGAATGATAATATACGTGTGTGGCCTGTTAGTAGCAACAAGAATAAGGAGGTGTTCGGCATGGATGAAATTTTGATTATGAGTTCGGTGCATTGTTGGAATGATGTGAGAATGTTTCATAGAGAGGCTAACAGTTTGGCTGAAAATGGGTACAAAGTGAAAGTAATAGCAGTAGAGACAGACACAGCTTATACAGGAAAGCATTGTAGATTAAATGTAGAAACAATCCAGAAAATACCACTTGGCAAACGATATAAAGTTTGGTATCGATTTTATCATATCGCTAGAATTTCGCCAGCTAAAATAATTATTTTCCATGATCCAGAGTTATATATCATAGCTTATTTTCTAAAGAAATTTACAAATAAAAAAATAATTTTTGATATGCACGAAGAATTTCCAGCCTCCCTTTTATATAAGAAGGTTGGGAAATATAAGTTACCAAGATGGGTAGTTTGTTTTTTAAAAAAAATAGAGCAGCGAATATTGCCTGTTTTTGATGGCCTTTTTTTTGCGGAAGCTTATTATAAGGATATCTATGGGGATGTGTGTGTTCAGGGAATCGATGTGCTGAATTATCCGGTACTTTGTAAGGAGACAAATAATCTGAAAGTGGATTCAGATGTAGTTAAACTTATTTATGCAGGGGCATTACATGAGGTGCGAGGGTTTTTTGAGATGCTAGAACTTGCTAGGCTGTTGAAAGAGGGTAATCACCCATTCTCGCTTAAAATTATT
The sequence above is drawn from the Listeria weihenstephanensis genome and encodes:
- a CDS encoding glycosyltransferase — its product is MDEILIMSSVHCWNDVRMFHREANSLAENGYKVKVIAVETDTAYTGKHCRLNVETIQKIPLGKRYKVWYRFYHIARISPAKIIIFHDPELYIIAYFLKKFTNKKIIFDMHEEFPASLLYKKVGKYKLPRWVVCFLKKIEQRILPVFDGLFFAEAYYKDIYGDVCVQGIDVLNYPVLCKETNNLKVDSDVVKLIYAGALHEVRGFFEMLELARLLKEGNHPFSLKIIGPGSNRLIEQGQEYINKHGLREYVSICPYMDFALLELEYQKADIGLALLHETPNYVKSLASKLYEYMSYGIVSVASDFPLWKELLMNTDAGITVNPMNINEVYYDVVKLINEVPYRKQLAKNGLKAHVNDYNWGVEEAKILRFIQQLET
- a CDS encoding glycosyltransferase, which gives rise to MRNIGFVIGSFHMGGIEAVNKEITEALAMKYQVYLVNFTGEGTYMTPNEDVHSIFFPKINKWKRILISLAIRGIIPINWQRLFAIQIAHLNALIEQKNMESLIISHPMVAALVPYLNLEKTKAIIWVHSPAEQLEKEIVGYKDIFYRGVKKASQIIVITEHDKIAWIEYTNKVLFIPNMLTLAPEGNRISDLTQKKLLFCGRIDYQHKGIDRLLTIFESVSEIGWELVLVGTGKDLKKLKKALKKIDTIKHIEAVSHRELHQYYSTCSIFLHTSRYEGFGLVIIEAMAFGLPVISFNTTGSEEILTGKYGILIPQNDIEQYVVELKKMMLSIETRRVWQEKSLQRSKDYLPREILGKWQDIL
- the murJ gene encoding murein biosynthesis integral membrane protein MurJ, with translation MHIKTTQITKIIGSTFLLSIFAQLLGLVRNILLAKEFGIGGVMNAFLLANTYTNLVSNITVSAIAVVIIPYLIQEGENGGREDTLQTYMATMCLFTAFLCLGIGIIGYFIFPLISENANLAIRLMLLLMIIPFFRTGSAFLGALRNFKKDFITSKIALLVMAIINVSYLLLASSPTISGIALVLSGSYGAEYVILKLKNRSYHCALKWEWREPAFQKLVRQSAPLMVTEGAFQLSVLLTSSIMGWLSVAYLPAMNYVNILVSIVQALLLLNILTVLFPKISWLFSTDTKAAKEALLHYMSWTNMIVIWVVAIFIAIGDKIIEMLFQHGAFTTANTQMVYAFLIVTVLALPGLVIRDFLYRAFYALGNTKNPSFISLSAIVGVIVMLLVLLPLQNVYLLLSIPVITTYCSSIWAYKKLQGLIGKIDVSHKLLKQHGIMVIQAFMMGWILYLIKSELSFNVYINVLILLVLGMIIYVCGLLVATRIRRCSAWMKF